A segment of the Candidatus Delongbacteria bacterium genome:
CGGGCATTTCCCTGCGCAACCAGCACATGCTGAGCAATCACCTGCACGCGGAGCGGTTTCCCACGAGCCAGCTCAGGCTTGTGTCACTTCTTCCGACCCATGGGGGTGCGCTGGTGGAGAATCAGCCCCAGAGGCTGAGTGCTGAAGTGGACTTCACGTTGCACGGTGTCACGCGGCGAATCGAGGTGCCCGTGGTTGTGACCCGGGTGCCGGACGGCAGCCAGACACCTTGCCGACATCCGGGTGCCGTATTGCATGTACAGGCCGAGTTTCCCGTGGCTCTGGCGGATTACGGCATTCCCCGGCCCGAGTTCCTGTTTCTGAAGGTGGGCGAGCAGGTCACAATCACTTTTGACTGCTGGGCCGCAAGCAATTGAAAGCACGCATGAAGACTCGATTCCTGACTCACGGTCTGCCCCGATTCCTGTTGCTGGGACTTTTTCTGGGCGCTTGTGATGACATTGGCGAGAGCAACGACAATCCTCTTGGGGATTTCCAGGGATACCAGGACTGGCCCATTCTCAGCACCGATCACATCGCTCCCGAGGTGCTGGGATCGGCACACGAAGGCGATGATCCGCGTTTCACGCGGGTGAACTTCGGCAACGTGCGCCGCAGCGGAAACCACGTGCTGGAAGGCAGTGTGGTGGTCATGGAGACCTCGCGCCAGGAAGGGTACACCGTGATCTGGCCCGAAGCGCTGGGCATCGTGGCCATGAGGAAGCTGGCTCCGGGCAGCAGTCCGGAAAGCGATGACTGGGAATGGTTCGAACTGGCGCTCACGCGCAATGCCATCCTCCAGCAGGGCACGAATCTGGGCGGGGGGTCCTGCAACTCCTGCCATGGCACGGCCGAGGATGCGGGTGCGCTGTCTTTCGCCTTCTGCCTGCAACCGGAATCCACCTCCTTCGCCAGTTCCGTGTTGCCCATCTTCCAGCAGAACTGTGTGAGCTGCCACGGCGGGACCAATGGGCTGACCTTGTCCTCGTGGGCCAGCACGATGGCCGGTGGCAACAGCGGGGCCGTGGTGGTGCCCGGCGACGCGGTGGGCAGCCTCCTGTACCAGAAGATCAATGGCATGGGAGGCATCATGCCACCCTCCGGACCGCCCCTTTCCAGTTCGCAGATCGCGACCATCGGCCAGTGGATCGATGAGGGTGCCGGCAACAATTGATGCACGCCCCGATCCCGGAACCGCCAGTCTGAACTTCGGGAACGACCCCGTCCCGCCCATGCCCAGACCCGTGGACCAGCGCTGTGTCTGCCTGTCCGGGCGCCTCCCTGAAAATCTCTTCCTCCTGCTCCACTTGTGATTCTTTCGTGAGGCTTGTGGTGCGAGACTGATCCATCTTCAGTCTCGAGGATCGGGAATCGAACCGATCCACCGCACACAGCGCCACACACGCCATGCGATTCCCGCGTTCACGCTGGCGGGGATGTGTACGCCCGGCGCTGAAGGAAGTGGCCTCACATTCTGACAACACGGGAGAGATGGATGACACACAGGATCATGTGCAGCTGCCTGCTGGGGCTGGTCGCGAGCGCCCTGCTGCTGACCGGCTGCGATTCGGACGACGGTGATGCAATGGACAATGGTGTGGTGGTTGGCGAGAGCGCTTTCCAGGCTTACCTGTCCTGGCAGGAAGTGGATTACACCATCGACGGCACGCCCGGTCTGGGCAACGCACACCAGGGCGAGCTGGAAGATTATGCCCGGCGCATCTTCATGAACCCGACCGCGCTGTCGTCCAGTGGCGAGCGTTACGACGAGGGGTCGATCATCGTCAAGGAGACCTTCAGCTACGATGCCGCAGGCAACCGCGTGTTGCCCGCGGGCGGTGCCCTGCTGGCCATGGTCAAGCGTGGTGGAGATTTCAACCCGGCTGCCGCGGGCTGGGAATGGTTCGAGCTCGGCACCGATGGCACCGTTCTCGCCCGCGGTGGTGCCGAGATGATGGCTGGCGCCTGCAACGGCTGCCATGGCGCCGCGCCCGGGTACGGTGGACTTGATTTTGTGTTTCATCATCCCGCACAGGTCGTGGCCGATGCCGCTCGCTTCAGCGGTTTCGAGAACTGGACCCGGATTGCGGAGACCGTGGAGGACCATGATTTCCTTCAGAGCGCCCACCAGTCTTCCTCGGGCAATGCTCTGAGACGTGTATACAAGAAGCAGGAAATGGCCAACCCGGATCAGGGAGAATATCCTGTAGGCACCACTCTGGTGAAGAGTGTCGAGCTGGATGGCTCGATCATGGAAATCACCGGCATGGTCAAGCGTGGCGCCGGTTTCAACCCGGCTGCCGGTGATTGGGAATGGTTCATGCTGGATCCCGCGGATCACAGCATCGCGGCTCGCGGTGGTGCCGACATGCTGGACGGCATGTGCAATGGCTGCCACAGCCATGCCAATCCGGAAGAAGGCTATGGTCTGGACTTCGTGTTCCACCATCCTGGAGATGCCTTCAATTCAGGCGGAGGATATGTGGCCCAGCCTGCCCACCTGAGCGACTACCGGGACTGGCAGCAGGTGGACTACACCATCGACGCCAGCAATGGCCTGGGCACGGCGCACATGGGGGGCGACGCCCTCTTCAGCCGGCGCGTGTTCGCCAATCGGCCGCTGGATCCGGTGAGCAACCAGTATCCGGTAGGCACGGTTCTGGTGAAGGAGACGTTCACCTTCGATGAAAGCGGCAACTGGGAATGGCCCGAGCAGATGGGCGTGCTGGCGATGGCCAAGCGGGGCGCGGGTTTCAACCCGGGCGCCGGGGACTGGGAGTGGCTGGTGCTGTCCAACGACGGCACCCAGATCACCGCACGCGGCGGAATGGACATGCTGAATGGCATGTGCAATGGCTGCCATGCGGCCGCCACCACCTATGACGGATTCGATTTCGTGTTCCAGCATCCCGGCCGCTCCAGTTTCGGAATCAATGACCTGCTGCTCTACGGCGACTGGTCCGTGGTGGGCGAGGCCACCGGCGATCATGATTTCCTCAACACCGCGCACGGCGGGGCGGACGCGACCCGTCGGGTCTACAAGAAGCAGCTGGACGCGAATCCGGAACCGGTCCCCGGCGACGAGGCCTGGCCCACGGGCACGATGTTCGTCAAGGAAGTCTGGGTGGATGGGAGCGTTCTGCCCGCCCGCGCAGGGATGATCAAGCGTTCCGGCGATTTCAACCCCGAGGGTGGGGGCTGGGAGTACGTCATGTTCGAGGGCGACGGCACGGTACTGGTTCAAGGAGGCAGCGAGACCAGCTGCTCTTCCTGCCACAGCCATGCCAACCGTGGCGAGGGCTATGGACTGGACTGGGTCTTCAGTCATGCGGACGACCCCTTCAACAATTGATCCAGCCAGACATTCTTGTTTGAACCAGGGCGGGCCGCGGATGCGGCTCGCCCTTTTCGTGGGAAGCCACCCGCGGAGCCACCCGAGTCCGCTGGCAGGACGCCACCCGCGGAGCCACCCGAGGATCCGCTGGCAGGACGCCACCTGCGGAGCCACCCGCGTCCGCTGGCAGGAAGCCAGCCGCGGAGCCACCCGAGTCCGCTGGCAGGACGCCAGCCGCGGAGCCACCCGAGTCCGCTGGCAGGAAGCCACCCGCGACCCGAGGTGGCTGGCAGCCCCCGCGGAGCTCCGCTGGCAGGAAGCCACCCACCCACCCAAGTCTGCTGGCAGGAGGCCACCCGCGGAGCCACCCGGAGTCCGCTGGCAGGAAGCCACCCGCGGCGCCACCCGATTCCGCTGGCAGGAAGCCACCAACGGTGCCACCCAAGTCCGCTGGCAGGACGCCACCCACGGAGCCACCCAAGTCCGCTGGCAGGACGCCAGCCGCGGCGCCACCCGGAGTCCGCTGGCAGGTCTCCACCCGCGGCGCCACCCGAGTCCGCTGGCAGGACGCCACCCACGGAGCCACCCAAGTCCGCTGGCAGGACGCCACCCGCGGAGCCACCCGAGTCCGCTGGCAGGAAGCCACCCGCGGCGCCACCCGAGTCCGCTGGCAGGAAGCCAGCCGCGGAGCCACCCGAGTCCGCTGGCAGGAAGCCACCCGCGGAGCCACCTGAAGTGGCTGGCAGGACGCCACCCACGGAGCCACCCGAATCCGCTGGCAGGACGCCAGCCGCGGAGCCACCCGAGTCCGCTGGCAGGAAGCCAGCCGCGGAGCCACCCATAGTGCACGTCAGCGCTTCCTGTAGTGGGGACTTTGGCGATGCCCCGTCTCTTTGGCACCTTCGCGCCCGTTCCCGGAATCAACGCGACGAATCGTGGAGGACCGATGAAACTGATACAGAATTCGCTTGGGCGCTGGGTGCCCGAGCAGGTCAATGGCCGGGCCGTGCGCCCGTTCCTCGGAGTGGGCAAGACGCCCCCCACGGGCCACAAGGCGGGCGCTCCGATCCGCAGTGGCGCGGACTACCGCGACAAGAGACTGAAGTCGCTGGAAGAGGCGGTGGAAGCGGCCCAGCTGCGCAACGGCAGCGTGATCAGCTTTCATCACCACTTGCGCAATGGCGATCTGCTTCTGAACCAGGTGCTGGAGATCGTCGCGCGCAAGGGACTGCGCGACATTGTGGTGGCGCCCTCGGCGCTGTTTCCCTGCCATGAGCCCCTCTGCGACCACATCCGCAACGGGGTGGTCTCGCACATCGAAGGCTCGATGAACGGACCGGTGGGCAAGCTGTGCTCCACGGGCGGATTCGGCAAGACGGCCATCCTGCGCAGCCATGGTGGCCGCTTCCGGGCGATCCAGGATGGCGACCTGACGATCGATGCCGCCTTCATCAGTGCACCCACCGCCGACCCTCACGGCAATGCCACGGGTGACCGCGGCCCCAGTGCCTGCGGTCCGCTGGGCTTTGCACTGGCCGACAGCCTGTATGCGAAGTGGGTCACGGTGGTCACCGACAATCTGGTGCCCTTTCCCTGCCTGCCCTGGATGATCGAAGGCGGCAACGTGGACCGCGTGGTCACCGTGGACCGGCTGGGCGATGCCTCACAGATCGTCAGCGGCACCACCCGGGTGGCCGAGGAGCCCGACCGGGTGATGATCGCCGAGCTGGCGGCGCGCTTCGTGCGCGATGCGGGCCTGATCGACGAGCCCGAATTCAGTTTCCAGGCGGGCGCGGGTGGCATGTCGCTGAAGTTCGTGGAGTACATGGGCAACTACATGCGCGAGAAGGGCGTGGTGGCCGACTTCGCTCGTGGCGGCAGCACGGGCCTGCTGGTGCAGCTGCTCAAGGAAGGGCTGGTGAAGTACATCCTCGACGGGCAGAGCTTCGACCTTGAGGGCGTGCGCAGCCTGCGCGAGAATCCCAACCATGTGGACAC
Coding sequences within it:
- a CDS encoding c-type cytochrome gives rise to the protein MKTRFLTHGLPRFLLLGLFLGACDDIGESNDNPLGDFQGYQDWPILSTDHIAPEVLGSAHEGDDPRFTRVNFGNVRRSGNHVLEGSVVVMETSRQEGYTVIWPEALGIVAMRKLAPGSSPESDDWEWFELALTRNAILQQGTNLGGGSCNSCHGTAEDAGALSFAFCLQPESTSFASSVLPIFQQNCVSCHGGTNGLTLSSWASTMAGGNSGAVVVPGDAVGSLLYQKINGMGGIMPPSGPPLSSSQIATIGQWIDEGAGNN
- a CDS encoding cytochrome P460 family protein; the encoded protein is MTHRIMCSCLLGLVASALLLTGCDSDDGDAMDNGVVVGESAFQAYLSWQEVDYTIDGTPGLGNAHQGELEDYARRIFMNPTALSSSGERYDEGSIIVKETFSYDAAGNRVLPAGGALLAMVKRGGDFNPAAAGWEWFELGTDGTVLARGGAEMMAGACNGCHGAAPGYGGLDFVFHHPAQVVADAARFSGFENWTRIAETVEDHDFLQSAHQSSSGNALRRVYKKQEMANPDQGEYPVGTTLVKSVELDGSIMEITGMVKRGAGFNPAAGDWEWFMLDPADHSIAARGGADMLDGMCNGCHSHANPEEGYGLDFVFHHPGDAFNSGGGYVAQPAHLSDYRDWQQVDYTIDASNGLGTAHMGGDALFSRRVFANRPLDPVSNQYPVGTVLVKETFTFDESGNWEWPEQMGVLAMAKRGAGFNPGAGDWEWLVLSNDGTQITARGGMDMLNGMCNGCHAAATTYDGFDFVFQHPGRSSFGINDLLLYGDWSVVGEATGDHDFLNTAHGGADATRRVYKKQLDANPEPVPGDEAWPTGTMFVKEVWVDGSVLPARAGMIKRSGDFNPEGGGWEYVMFEGDGTVLVQGGSETSCSSCHSHANRGEGYGLDWVFSHADDPFNN
- a CDS encoding citrate lyase subunit alpha (citrate-ACP transferase, the alpha subunit catalyzes the formation of (3S)-citryl-CoA from acetyl-CoA and citrate), whose amino-acid sequence is MKLIQNSLGRWVPEQVNGRAVRPFLGVGKTPPTGHKAGAPIRSGADYRDKRLKSLEEAVEAAQLRNGSVISFHHHLRNGDLLLNQVLEIVARKGLRDIVVAPSALFPCHEPLCDHIRNGVVSHIEGSMNGPVGKLCSTGGFGKTAILRSHGGRFRAIQDGDLTIDAAFISAPTADPHGNATGDRGPSACGPLGFALADSLYAKWVTVVTDNLVPFPCLPWMIEGGNVDRVVTVDRLGDASQIVSGTTRVAEEPDRVMIAELAARFVRDAGLIDEPEFSFQAGAGGMSLKFVEYMGNYMREKGVVADFARGGSTGLLVQLLKEGLVKYILDGQSFDLEGVRSLRENPNHVDTNPFVSYNWHSKGCFAPRVKVGVLGATEIDFDFNVNVNTHSDGWLLHGIGGFTDAADAQVTIITAPLVRKIHSIVMPRVTTVTAPGETIDVLVTDHGIAVNPRRQDLLDRLKGSDLPLVTIEDLHRKAMELTGGHQTEARLGEEVVAVIEYRDGTLIDSVRRVIAD
- a CDS encoding YceI family protein translates to MALLTRIVCLLLCPLFALAGVQSFSVSGGKEWNRVVFHSEAVLESFEGVNTRISGELSLDPDQLGAPVHADFLVDVKGFDTGISLRNQHMLSNHLHAERFPTSQLRLVSLLPTHGGALVENQPQRLSAEVDFTLHGVTRRIEVPVVVTRVPDGSQTPCRHPGAVLHVQAEFPVALADYGIPRPEFLFLKVGEQVTITFDCWAASN